In one window of Porites lutea chromosome 8, jaPorLute2.1, whole genome shotgun sequence DNA:
- the LOC140946117 gene encoding uncharacterized protein codes for MEGNQSDEHNSQRLMCEKIDNQDQLSTLLSKAHELLVSEKHFKDYEQAAELLKQALPMAQETSNKGVEAKICGELAQLFFLMDSYDTSLSYGQKCLSLSKEADRKDLEALAYSYVGSAYSKLGDLRRGLECHMKSLDANSTTGDQRQKWKCLHNLGTAFTDLSDNANATKYFKESLALATEIGDDKVAIAESHGGLGVVLYKTRQYPESIFHNEKHLALAKEAHKKRSQAKACGNLGNVFLSKGDYVKAFALYQEQLEISKETGDRSTEGNALGALGNVYHCRGLTRKAIESYEAQLSIANSLNDKAAQAIAIGRIGRAQHSLGENREAQKNLEKLLQLTQEIGDKTNEGFAYGFLGNTHRSLGNYKEAIIMQKKFLEISRSIGDKAAEGLANAYLGSIYYSLGDFEKALQHHQFHLAINKELGNKGGEGRSVEKVGNIYFALGNYNKAIECYENSLSIALAIRDKPLEGASYANLGNAFQALGMYSEAVAKYEKAVPYAEEVGDKRMEGQMLGNLGTAYNRIGDHQSELQCHLRHLKLCEDLEEKQGEATAHGNIGMVNYRMENFKQAIKHNEKQISISHSIGEIEGEMVGCLNLGKVYWKLDKLPEAIECQKKALCFAEKMKTLDKMGSCHHDLGVSYSKLKKFEMACSHLEQCTDLYAEVRQLLLEKDIYKISLSDLQASAYRLYTLCLLQQDKDEEALLVTERARSAALADMMVVSYGLHDPEDGKREVLSGGSMGEIVSRVGGQVFYYALSGKGKENVFLWNLQSNSAPKFVGEVTDWKSLLDEALVEIAIKSNPAKREDRSLPSRENRRIRQNQEIDQEVEKVDEDLLCCLPTKRITPTDRSSALGKLYDVLFCCKSPDQEAKDLIIVPDAELHRIPFAALRDENNQALAEKHRIRVLPSLTIMKAIFDCPANYHNQKGAVIVGDPDVGSVFLKATQKTIPITRLAYANKEAEEIARMVGVSPLLGEEATKARFLEKLRTAALVHIAAHGNPGTGEIAFAPPPQKRNPVLDEEDVILTMAEVQKAKVQAKLVVLSCCHSAEGTIRAEGVIGMARAFLGAGARSVLATLWAIDDNATLEFMRNFYQHLKLGEKASEAVYQATAALRRSEEFQSPYYWAPFVLIGDDVTFENFEQM; via the coding sequence GTAAAGATCTTGAAGCATTAGCGTATTCCTATGTTGGTAGTGCCTATTCCAAATTAGGAGACTTGCGAAGGGGCCTTGAATGTCATATGAAGTCCTTAGATGCTAATTCTACGACAGGAGACCAGAGGCAAAAGTGGAAGTGTCTGCATAATCTAGGCACCGCCTTTACAGACCTTAGTGACAACGCAAATGCCACAAAATACTTTAAAGAAAGTCTTGCACTTGCTACCGAAATTGGCGATGATAAGGTAGCAATAGCTGAGTCCCATGGTGGTCTGGGTGTCGTGTTGTACAAGACAAGGCAATACCCAGAATCCATTTTCCACAACGAGAAGCATCTGGCGCTGGCCAAAGAAGCCCATAAAAAGAGAAGTCAGGCTAAGGCTTGTGGAAATCTTGGCAATGTTTTCTTATCCAAGGGAGATTATGTCAAAGCCTTTGCACTATATCAAGAGCAGCTCGAAATTTCCAAAGAAACAGGAGACAGGTCTACCGAGGGAAATGCATTAGGGGCTCTTGGCAATGTCTACCATTGTCGTGGGCTAACAAGAAAAGCGATTGAATCTTATGAAGCCCAACTGTCTATCGCAAACAGCCTGAACGACAAGGCAGCACAGGCAATTGCCATTGGAAGAATTGGAAGAGCGCAACACTCTCTCGGAGAAAACAGAGAGGCGCAGAAAAATCTCGAAAAGCTATTGCAGCTGACGCAAGAAATTGGTGATAAAACCAATGAGGGATTTGCGTATGGTTTCCTTGGAAACACTCACAGGTCTTTGGGCAATTATAAAGAAGCCATAATCATGCAAAAGAAGTTCTTGGAAATTTCAAGGTCGATCGGTGACAAGGCTGCAGAAGGTCTTGCAAATGCCTATCTGGGAAGCATATACTATTCTCTTGGAGACTTTGAAAAGGCGTTACAACATCACCAATTCCATCTGGCAATAAATAAGGAACTGGGGAATAAAGGCGGAGAAGGAAGGTCGGTTGAGAAGGTAGGCAACATTTATTTCGCGCTTGGAAATTACAACAAGGCAATCGAATGTTACGAGAACAGCCTCAGCATCGCCCTAGCTATAAGAGATAAGCCTCTTGAAGGTGCCTCGTACGCCAATCTGGGAAATGCTTTTCAGGCCCTTGGAATGTATTCAGAAGCTGTGGCAAAATACGAAAAAGCCGTGCCTTATGCTGAAGAAGTCGGAGACAAGCGTATGGAGGGTCAGATGCttggaaatctaggaactgctTACAATCGAATTGGAGATCACCAAAGCGAGCTTCAGTGCCATTTGAGACATCTTAAACTCTGTGAAGATTTGGAGGAAAAGCAAGGAGAAGCAACCGCCCACGGCAACATTGGGATGGTCAATTACCGCATGGAAAATTTCAAGCAAGCCATTAAACATAACGAAAAGCAAATCTCTATTTCGCACTCAATAGGAGAAATAGAAGGTGAAATGGTAGGGTGCCTAAATCTTGGAAAGGTTTACTGGAAATTGGATAAACTGCCAGAGGCCATTGAATGTCAGAAAAAGGCATTGTGTTTCGCCGAGAAGATGAAAACCCTAGACAAGATGGGTTCCTGTCACCACGACCTTGGCGTTTCGTATTCAAAATTGAAGAAGTTCGAAATGGCCTGCAGCCACTTGGAACAATGCACTGACTTGTACGCGGAAGTAAGACAGCTTCTCCTTGAAAAAGATATATACAAAATTTCATTAAGTGACTTGCAGGCCAGTGCTTACCGTCTATATACCCTGTGTCTTCTTCAGCAAGATAAAGATGAAGAAGCATTACTAGTCACCGAGCGTGCACGATCGGCAGCTCTTGCTGACATGATGGTAGTGTCATATGGTCTACATGACCCAGAAGACGGGAAAAGAGAGGTCCTGAGTGGAGGGAGCATGGGTGAAATCGTTTCCCGTGTAGGAGGACAGGTATTCTATTATGCTCTGTCTggaaagggaaaggaaaatgtGTTCTTATGGAACCTACAATCAAATAGCGCTCCAAAGTTCGTGGGCGAGGTTACCGACTGGAAGAGTCTGTTAGACGAAGCACTCGTTGAAATCGCCATTAAGAGTAATCCAGCAAAACGCGAAGATCGCTCATTACCATCGAGAGAAAACCGACGTATTCGTCAGAATCAAGAGATCGACCAAGAAGTAGAAAAGGTAGATGAAGACCTGTTGTGCTGCCTTCCAACCAAGCGCATCACCCCAACAGATCGATCAAGTGCACTGGGGAAACTCTATgatgtattgttttgttgcaagtCACCTGATCAAGAAGCCAAAGATCTTATCATTGTTCCCGATGCAGAGCTCCATAGGATTCCCTTCGCAGCCCTCCGAGATGAAAACAACCAAGCTCTCGCGGAGAAACATAGAATCAGAGTATTACCATCCTTGACAATCATGAAAGCGATTTTTGATTGTCCAGCCAATTATCATAATCAGAAGGGAGCTGTAATTGTTGGGGATCCAGATGTTGGATCAGTGTTTCTCAAAGCAACACAGAAAACAATACCAATCACACGCCTAGCGTATGCCAACAAAGAAGCTGAAGAAATTGCCAGAATGGTTGGAGTTAGTCCCCTTCTGGGAGAGGAAGCTACAAAAGCTCGTTTCCTAGAAAAACTAAGGACGGCGGCGTTAGTCCATATCGCAGCGCATGGAAATCCTGGAACAGGCGAGATTGCATTTGCTCCTCCTCCACAAAAGCGCAATCCAGTACTTGATGAGGAAGATGTAATCCTTACAATGGCCGAAGTACAGAAAGCCAAAGTGCAAGCCAAACTGGTTGTTCTCAGCTGCTGCCACAGTGCAGAGGGAACCATTCGTGCCGAAGGTGTCATTGGAATGGCTCGAGCGTTCCTTGGTGCAGGAGCGAGGTCAGTTCTAGCTACCCTCTGGGCCATTGATGACAACGCTACCTTAGAATTCATGCGCAACTTTTATCAGCATTTAAAACTCGGCGAAAAGGCAAGTGAAGCTGTTTATCAGGCCACAGCTGCTCTGAGACGCTCGGAAGAATTCCAATCACCATATTACTGGGCCCCCTTTGTCCTCATTGGAGATGACGTCACCTTTGAGAACTTTGAACAAATGTAG